In Verrucomicrobiales bacterium, the following are encoded in one genomic region:
- a CDS encoding efflux RND transporter periplasmic adaptor subunit, giving the protein MYRTLCRFSAGLTGWRGPKIGCFLGALLLLSLCSCGPRSGPSKASSAEAPLPSKPVRTAVAELRPMERSVQVSGSFYAREKSTLSVKVAGRLEFIAVDIGSVVRKGDKLAQVDLTDYELRVKQAEAVLSQARAAIGLPLSGEDDAVEVEASGAVREAKALLDEAFKNRARVRQLVLEKLAPQTDLDATEAAHAVAVSRYQEAVESVRARQALVVQRRAELNIARKQLSDSTTRAPFDGVVQERLASPGEFVQGGAPLLVIAAVNPLRLRLEVPELESTEIRPGQIVRVRVGRARAVYQTEIARVSPILTDSNRMLLVEADVATDPALRPGLFAEAEIVIRKDDPGLCVPESAITSFVGLDKVFLLKEGKAVERGVTTGRRAEPWVEIVDGLAAGDRVILNPGKLRSQQPVHEELNATAR; this is encoded by the coding sequence ATGTATCGAACACTCTGCCGCTTTAGCGCTGGGCTCACCGGGTGGCGAGGCCCCAAGATCGGCTGCTTCCTGGGCGCCTTGCTCCTGCTGTCGCTGTGTTCCTGCGGCCCGCGGTCGGGTCCCTCGAAGGCCAGTAGCGCAGAAGCCCCGTTGCCATCAAAACCGGTCCGGACGGCAGTGGCCGAGTTGCGTCCCATGGAACGGAGCGTCCAAGTTTCGGGCTCATTTTACGCACGCGAGAAGAGCACGCTGAGCGTGAAGGTGGCCGGACGATTGGAGTTCATCGCCGTGGACATCGGAAGTGTGGTTCGCAAAGGAGACAAGCTGGCGCAGGTCGATCTGACCGATTATGAGCTTCGGGTCAAGCAGGCCGAGGCCGTTTTGTCCCAGGCTCGGGCTGCCATCGGGCTCCCTTTGAGCGGTGAGGATGACGCGGTGGAGGTCGAAGCGTCGGGCGCAGTGAGAGAAGCCAAAGCCTTGCTCGATGAGGCCTTTAAGAATCGTGCCCGGGTGCGTCAGCTGGTTCTGGAGAAGCTGGCCCCCCAAACCGATCTCGATGCCACGGAGGCTGCCCATGCGGTGGCGGTCAGTCGCTACCAGGAAGCGGTCGAGTCCGTGCGCGCTCGCCAAGCCTTGGTTGTGCAGCGGCGGGCCGAGCTGAATATCGCCCGCAAGCAGCTTTCCGACTCCACGACCCGCGCCCCGTTCGATGGTGTGGTCCAGGAACGGCTGGCCAGTCCGGGCGAGTTTGTTCAGGGGGGCGCCCCGCTCCTCGTGATCGCGGCGGTGAACCCGCTGCGGCTGCGTTTGGAGGTCCCCGAATTGGAATCCACCGAGATCCGACCAGGACAGATCGTTCGAGTTCGAGTGGGACGTGCACGAGCGGTGTACCAGACCGAGATCGCTCGGGTGAGCCCGATTCTAACCGACTCCAATCGGATGTTGTTGGTGGAGGCCGATGTTGCGACGGACCCAGCGTTGCGGCCCGGGCTGTTCGCCGAAGCGGAGATTGTGATCCGAAAGGATGACCCCGGCCTGTGCGTTCCAGAGTCGGCTATCACCAGCTTTGTCGGCTTGGATAAGGTGTTCCTGCTCAAGGAAGGGAAGGCGGTGGAGCGAGGTGTGACCACCGGGCGACGCGCGGAGCCTTGGGTGGAGATCGTCGACGGTCTGGCGGCGGGTGACCGTGTGATTCTGAATCCGGGCAAGCTGCGGTCCCAACAGCCGGTTCACGAGGAGCTCAATGCAACGGCTCGCTGA